One window of Theropithecus gelada isolate Dixy chromosome 4, Tgel_1.0, whole genome shotgun sequence genomic DNA carries:
- the LOC112623799 gene encoding olfactory receptor 10C1: MNANTSMVTEFLLVGFSHLADLQGLLFSVFLTIYLLTVAGNFLIVALVSTDAALQSPMYFFLCVLSTLEIGYTSVTVPLLLHHLLTGQCHISRSGCALQMFFFLFFGATECCLLAAMAYDRYAAICESLRYPLLLSHRMCLQLTGSAWACGVLVGLGHTSFIFSLPFCGPNAIPHFFCEIQPVLQLVCGDTSLNELQIILAAALIILCPFSLILGSYGRILVTIFRIPSAVGRRKAFSTCSSHLIVVSLFYGTAIFIYIRPKASYDPVTDPLVSLFYAVVTPILNPIIYSLRNTEVKAALKRTMQKMVPMEI, encoded by the coding sequence ATGAACGCAAACACCTCCATGGTGACTGAATTTCTTCTAGTAGGCTTCTCCCACCTGGCCGACCTCCAGGGCTtgctcttctctgtttttctcactATCTACCTGCTGACCGTGGCAGGCAATTTCCTCATTGTGGCGCTGGTCTCCACCGATGCTGCCCTCCAGTCCCCTATGTACTTCTTTCTGTGCGTCCTCTCGACCTTGGAGATTGGCTATACATCTGTCACGGTCCCCCTGCTGCTTCACCACCTCCTCACTGGCCAGTGCCACATCTCTCGCTCTGGATGTGCTCTCCAGatgttcttcttcctcttctttggcGCCACAGAGTGCTGCCTCCTGGCAGCCATGGCCTATGACCGCTATGCAGCCATCTGTGAATCCCTCCGCTACCCACTGCTGCTGAGCCACCGGATGTGTCTACAGCTAACTGGGTCTGCGTGGGCCTGTGGTGTGCTGGTGGGGTTGGGCCACACCTCTTTCATCTTCTCCTTGCCCTTCTGTGGCCCCAATGCCATCCCGCACTTCTTCTGTGAGATCCAGCCTGTCCTGCAGCTGGTGTGTGGGGACACCTCGCTTAATGAACTGCAGATCATCCTGGCCGCAGCGCTCATCATCCTCTGCCCCTTTAGCCTCATCCTGGGCTCCTACGGGCGTATCCTGGTTACCATCTTCCGGATCCCATCTGCTGTCGGCCGCCGTAAGGCCTTCTCCACCTGCTCCTCCCACCTGATCGTGGTCTCCCTCTTCTATGGCACCGCCATCTTTATCTATATTCGCCCTAAGGCCAGTTACGATCCGGTTACTGACCCTCTGGTGTCCCTATTCTATGCTGTGGTCACCCCCATCCTCAACCCCATTATCTACAGCCTGCGGAACACAGAGGTCAAAGCTGCCCTAAAGAGAACCATGCAGAAAATGGTGCCTATGGAGATTTGA